The following proteins come from a genomic window of Flavobacterium crocinum:
- the dnaJ gene encoding molecular chaperone DnaJ, translating to MKKDFYEILGISKNADAAEIKKAYRKSALKYHPDKNPGDKEAEENFKLAAEAYEVLSDPQKKAKYDQYGHQAFDGSGGFGGHGGMNMDDIFSQFGDIFGGGFGGFGGGGGGPRRAKGSNLRIKVKLTLEEIANGVEKKVKVKRKVQAKGVTYKTCTTCNGQGQVMRVTNTILGRMQSASTCPTCGGSGQILDKRPSEADAQGMVQEDETVSIKIPAGVVDGMQLKVANKGNDAPGNSIPGDLIVAIEEIEHEFLKREGENVHFDLYISFPEAVLGASKDIEAINGKVRIKLEEGIQSGKILRLKGKGIPSLNGYGSGDLLVHVNVWTPKTLNKEQKQFFENALNNEHFTPSPEKSEKSFFEKVKDMFS from the coding sequence ATGAAAAAAGATTTTTACGAAATACTAGGCATTTCAAAAAATGCTGATGCTGCCGAAATTAAAAAAGCGTACAGAAAAAGCGCTCTAAAATACCACCCTGATAAAAACCCGGGCGACAAAGAGGCAGAAGAAAACTTCAAATTAGCGGCAGAAGCTTATGAAGTTTTGAGTGATCCACAGAAAAAAGCGAAATACGATCAATACGGGCATCAGGCATTTGATGGTTCCGGAGGATTTGGCGGTCATGGTGGTATGAATATGGATGACATTTTCAGCCAGTTTGGTGATATTTTTGGTGGCGGATTTGGCGGTTTCGGAGGCGGAGGCGGAGGTCCTCGTCGTGCAAAAGGAAGCAATCTTCGAATTAAAGTAAAATTGACCTTGGAAGAAATTGCAAATGGAGTAGAGAAAAAAGTAAAAGTAAAACGTAAAGTTCAGGCTAAAGGCGTAACCTATAAAACTTGTACCACTTGTAACGGTCAGGGTCAGGTTATGCGTGTAACCAATACCATTTTAGGAAGAATGCAGTCTGCGTCAACTTGTCCTACTTGTGGTGGTTCTGGTCAGATTTTAGATAAAAGACCTTCTGAGGCAGATGCACAAGGAATGGTTCAGGAAGACGAAACCGTATCAATTAAAATTCCTGCTGGGGTTGTTGACGGAATGCAGTTAAAAGTGGCTAATAAAGGTAACGATGCACCAGGAAACAGTATTCCAGGTGATTTAATTGTTGCAATTGAAGAAATTGAGCACGAGTTCCTGAAACGTGAAGGTGAAAATGTTCACTTTGATTTATATATCAGTTTTCCGGAAGCCGTTTTAGGAGCATCAAAAGATATTGAAGCAATTAACGGAAAAGTACGTATTAAACTGGAAGAAGGAATTCAGTCTGGAAAAATCTTAAGATTAAAAGGAAAAGGAATTCCAAGTTTAAACGGTTACGGAAGCGGAGATTTATTGGTTCACGTAAATGTTTGGACTCCAAAAACTTTAAACAAAGAACAAAAACAATTCTTTGAAAATGCTTTAAACAATGAGCATTTTACTCCAAGTCCGGAGAAATCAGAGAAATCATTCTTTGAAAAAGTAAAAGATATGTTCTCATAA
- a CDS encoding nucleotide exchange factor GrpE yields MKFKNIFKNKSNMTTENTEFDQELDDATIETNANGEQLIVEELSVEEQLAQDLAKEKDKFLRLFAEFENYKKRTSKERLELFKTANQEVLLAMLPVLDDFDRAAVEINKSDDENLKKGVELIHEKLKSTLVSKGLEQVEIQAGDAFNADVAEAITQIPAPSDKLKGKIVDVIEKGYKLGDKIIRFPKVVVGN; encoded by the coding sequence ATGAAGTTTAAAAATATTTTTAAAAATAAAAGTAATATGACTACGGAAAATACAGAATTCGATCAGGAATTAGATGATGCAACGATAGAGACTAACGCTAATGGAGAGCAATTAATTGTTGAAGAATTAAGTGTTGAAGAGCAACTAGCTCAGGACTTAGCTAAAGAAAAAGATAAGTTTTTGAGATTATTCGCTGAATTTGAAAATTACAAAAAAAGAACTTCAAAAGAGCGTCTTGAATTATTTAAAACGGCAAACCAGGAAGTTTTATTAGCGATGCTTCCGGTTTTAGATGATTTTGATAGAGCAGCTGTAGAAATCAACAAATCTGATGATGAAAACTTGAAAAAAGGTGTTGAATTAATTCACGAAAAATTAAAAAGCACTTTAGTTTCTAAAGGTTTAGAGCAAGTTGAAATACAGGCAGGCGATGCATTTAATGCTGATGTTGCTGAGGCAATTACCCAAATTCCGGCTCCGTCTGACAAATTAAAAGGGAAAATTGTTGATGTAATTGAAAAAGGATACAAATTAGGAGACAAAATTATTCGTTTCCCTAAAGTTGTTGTTGGAAACTAA
- a CDS encoding ABC transporter ATP-binding protein — MSNLLEVHNVVKQYGDYVALNEVSLNVPKGSIYGLLGPNGAGKTSLIRIINQITLPDSGEVILDGEKLQPKHVQTIGYLPEERGLYSSMKVGEQCLYLAQMKGLSKAEAKKQLDYWFDRLGIQGWWNKKIQELSKGMAQKIQFVVCVLHKPKLLILDEPFSGFDPVNANIIKDEILALKEQGSTIIFSTHRMESVEEMCEHIALIHKSNKLIEGKVADVKRQFRSNSFEVGILTGNVEGLMYDITQKFTVSPANFKSLNDDLKLNIEIGNATPNELLNVLTQRGQVTHFVEKIPSINDIFIQTVTENKKLNSNN; from the coding sequence ATGAGTAACTTACTTGAAGTACATAATGTCGTAAAACAATACGGCGATTATGTAGCGCTTAACGAAGTTTCATTAAATGTGCCAAAAGGCAGTATATATGGACTTTTAGGTCCCAATGGAGCCGGAAAAACTTCCCTTATCAGAATCATCAATCAAATTACATTGCCGGACAGTGGCGAAGTAATTTTGGATGGAGAAAAACTACAGCCAAAACACGTACAGACTATTGGATATCTTCCGGAAGAAAGAGGTTTGTATAGTTCTATGAAAGTAGGAGAGCAATGTTTGTATTTGGCGCAAATGAAAGGGCTTTCTAAAGCTGAAGCTAAAAAACAGCTGGATTATTGGTTTGATCGTTTGGGAATTCAGGGCTGGTGGAACAAGAAAATTCAGGAACTTTCCAAAGGAATGGCACAGAAAATTCAGTTTGTAGTTTGTGTTTTGCATAAACCTAAGTTGTTGATTCTGGATGAACCTTTTTCAGGCTTTGATCCTGTAAATGCAAATATCATTAAAGATGAAATTTTAGCTTTAAAAGAGCAAGGTTCTACGATTATTTTCTCGACGCACAGAATGGAAAGTGTTGAAGAAATGTGTGAGCATATCGCTTTAATCCATAAGTCGAATAAATTGATTGAAGGTAAGGTAGCAGACGTAAAACGTCAATTTAGAAGCAATAGTTTTGAAGTTGGAATTTTGACCGGTAATGTTGAAGGCTTGATGTATGACATTACACAAAAATTCACTGTTTCACCTGCTAATTTTAAATCCTTAAATGATGATTTAAAATTGAATATCGAAATTGGAAATGCGACGCCAAACGAATTATTAAATGTCTTAACACAGCGCGGACAAGTAACACATTTTGTTGAGAAAATTCCAAGCATAAACGATATTTTTATTCAAACCGTTACTGAAAACAAAAAATTAAATTCCAATAATTAA
- a CDS encoding ABC transporter permease has translation MSIISLIIKREFIAKVRNKSFVVMTFLSPLLFVAIAVFIGYLSSMKADTKSIVIHDSSGLFASDFIKENKNGSEFKYYDLSKLDVQALKDSIATERFSGLIVIPKTTNINDLESKIEFISNSSPSISFVENTQDVIASKITKLNLEQAKLDTLAIQKAQSKVNIHLVKASGEESLKGLNEIKIGIGGAFGYLIMMFIIIYGNMVMRSVIEEKTNRIIEIIISSVKPFQLMIGKIVGTSLAGILQFMIWAIIGLGLMFAASAFFGVNVGPTARISPEMMQTAQHEFSGSAQMYIAELWNLPIASIIIGFVIYFIGGYFLYSSFYAAIGAAVDNQTDSQQFLLPIIMPLILSVYIGFFTVVNDPHGTIAVAFSMIPLTSPIVMLMRIPFGVPWWQIAISVSLLFATFFLVVWFAAKIYRVGILMYGKKPSWKELYKWLKY, from the coding sequence ATGAGTATTATCTCGCTGATCATAAAAAGAGAATTTATTGCCAAAGTCCGCAATAAATCTTTTGTTGTCATGACTTTTTTAAGTCCTCTTTTATTTGTGGCTATTGCTGTTTTTATTGGCTATTTAAGTTCAATGAAGGCTGATACCAAAAGTATCGTAATTCATGATTCAAGCGGACTTTTTGCTTCTGATTTTATAAAGGAAAATAAAAATGGTTCTGAGTTCAAATATTATGATTTATCCAAGTTAGATGTTCAGGCACTAAAAGATAGTATTGCAACAGAGCGCTTCAGTGGTTTGATCGTTATTCCGAAAACGACAAATATTAACGATTTAGAGAGTAAAATTGAATTTATTTCGAATAGCAGTCCAAGTATTTCTTTTGTTGAAAATACACAGGATGTCATTGCATCAAAAATCACAAAATTAAATCTGGAACAGGCAAAACTGGATACTCTGGCGATTCAGAAAGCACAGTCAAAAGTCAATATTCATTTGGTTAAAGCTTCCGGAGAAGAGAGTTTAAAAGGTTTAAATGAAATTAAAATCGGAATTGGAGGCGCATTTGGTTATCTGATTATGATGTTTATTATCATTTACGGAAATATGGTTATGCGAAGTGTAATCGAAGAAAAAACCAACCGTATTATCGAAATCATAATTTCATCAGTAAAACCATTTCAGTTAATGATTGGAAAAATTGTTGGAACTTCATTGGCTGGAATTCTGCAGTTTATGATTTGGGCGATTATTGGCTTAGGATTGATGTTTGCTGCTTCGGCATTTTTTGGTGTGAATGTTGGACCAACAGCCAGAATTTCACCGGAAATGATGCAAACCGCACAACATGAATTTTCCGGATCAGCGCAAATGTATATTGCTGAATTATGGAATCTGCCAATTGCAAGTATCATTATTGGATTTGTTATTTATTTTATAGGAGGTTATTTCCTGTACAGTTCATTTTATGCAGCAATTGGAGCAGCGGTTGATAATCAAACCGACTCGCAGCAATTTTTATTGCCCATCATAATGCCATTAATTTTAAGCGTTTACATCGGATTTTTTACAGTTGTAAACGATCCGCACGGGACAATTGCGGTGGCATTTTCAATGATTCCGCTTACGTCGCCAATCGTAATGTTAATGCGCATTCCGTTTGGAGTGCCTTGGTGGCAAATTGCAATTTCGGTATCATTATTGTTTGCAACCTTTTTCCTTGTCGTTTGGTTCGCTGCAAAAATCTATCGTGTAGGTATTTTAATGTACGGCAAAAAACCAAGCTGGAAGGAATTGTATAAGTGGCTAAAATATTAA